A DNA window from Candidatus Roseilinea sp. contains the following coding sequences:
- a CDS encoding cytidine deaminase — MLIEVANRARQYAHAPYSRYRVGSALLAESGNVYSGVNVENASYGLAICSERTAYVKAISEGERNFIAIAVVTDNGGSPCGACRQFMSEFGLDTIVIQADARGHYTLTTVGALLPSAFTPDKLAKRR, encoded by the coding sequence GTGCTGATCGAGGTGGCCAACCGCGCGCGGCAGTACGCCCACGCCCCCTATTCGCGCTACCGCGTCGGCTCGGCGCTGCTGGCCGAGTCCGGCAACGTCTACAGCGGCGTGAATGTGGAAAACGCCTCCTATGGGCTGGCGATCTGCAGCGAACGCACGGCCTATGTCAAGGCTATTAGCGAGGGGGAGCGCAACTTCATCGCCATCGCCGTCGTCACCGACAACGGCGGCTCGCCATGTGGGGCGTGTCGGCAGTTCATGAGCGAGTTCGGCCTGGACACCATCGTCATCCAGGCCGACGCCCGCGGCCACTATACGCTCACCACAGTCGGCGCGTTGCTGCCCAGTGCGTTCACGCCTGACAAGTTAGCCAAGCGGCGGTGA
- the rtcB gene encoding RNA-splicing ligase RtcB → MRPTPLPYAVWGEEHIDAASRAQMDNAMRLPVSVAGALMPDAHVGYGLPIGGVLATVGAVIPYAVGVDIACRMRLSVFDAPPNLLDQQEGRFEKVLRENTRFGAGAEWKPPREDPILDDPDWQATPLLRRLKETKGIPQLGTSGSGNHFVEFGRLEVLEFDPQLGLPPGTYLALLSHSGSRGVGFQIADHYSKLARQLHPELGKDLAHLAWLDMDSEAGQEYWVAMNLAGRFASANHRIIHKQIARAAGMEVLATVENHHNFAWEETLPDGRRVYVHRKGATPAGKGVLGVIPGTMGDVGYVVRGKGNPASLNSASHGAGRQMSRNEAFKNITKKMRDAYLRERGVKLLGGGLDEAPQAYKNINEVMAAQSDLVDIIARFKPRLVMMTDDPRDI, encoded by the coding sequence GTGCGGCCAACGCCGCTGCCCTATGCTGTGTGGGGCGAGGAGCACATTGACGCCGCATCGCGGGCGCAGATGGACAACGCCATGCGCCTGCCGGTGAGCGTGGCCGGCGCGCTGATGCCCGATGCGCACGTCGGCTACGGCTTGCCCATCGGCGGCGTGCTGGCGACGGTGGGCGCCGTGATCCCCTACGCCGTGGGCGTGGACATCGCCTGCCGCATGCGCCTGAGCGTCTTCGACGCGCCGCCGAATCTGCTCGACCAGCAAGAGGGGCGCTTCGAGAAAGTGCTGCGCGAGAACACGCGCTTCGGCGCCGGCGCGGAGTGGAAGCCGCCGCGCGAAGACCCTATCCTGGACGATCCAGACTGGCAGGCCACGCCGCTGCTGCGACGTCTGAAGGAAACCAAGGGCATCCCGCAACTCGGCACGTCCGGCAGCGGCAACCACTTTGTCGAATTCGGCCGGCTCGAAGTCTTGGAGTTCGACCCTCAACTGGGCCTGCCGCCCGGCACATACTTGGCCCTGCTCTCGCACAGCGGCAGCCGCGGCGTCGGCTTTCAGATTGCCGATCACTACAGCAAGCTGGCGCGTCAGTTGCATCCAGAGCTGGGCAAGGACCTCGCCCACCTTGCCTGGCTGGATATGGACAGCGAAGCCGGCCAGGAATACTGGGTGGCGATGAACCTGGCGGGGCGCTTCGCCTCGGCCAACCACCGCATCATCCACAAGCAGATCGCCAGAGCTGCCGGCATGGAAGTGCTGGCCACGGTGGAGAACCATCACAACTTCGCTTGGGAGGAGACATTGCCCGATGGCCGGCGCGTCTATGTGCATCGCAAGGGCGCAACGCCGGCCGGCAAAGGTGTATTGGGCGTGATCCCAGGCACGATGGGCGACGTGGGCTACGTGGTGCGCGGCAAGGGCAACCCGGCCTCGCTGAACAGCGCCTCGCACGGCGCCGGTCGGCAGATGAGCCGCAACGAGGCGTTCAAGAACATCACCAAGAAGATGCGCGACGCCTATCTGCGCGAGCGCGGCGTCAAGCTGCTGGGGGGCGGTCTGGACGAAGCGCCACAAGCCTACAAGAACATCAACGAGGTGATGGCCGCCCAGAGCGACCTGGTGGACATCATCGCGCGCTTCAAGCCGCGCCTAGTGATGATGACCGACGACCCGCGCGATATTTGA
- a CDS encoding ABC transporter permease has product MRPASPLRRILPPIIAVALFFLAWEVGCLVLGVDEFILPRPSVAVAAYFQWQAAIWPNALQTLFTTLVGLALAVVTGTLIGALIGYSALLYDALYPLLIAFNSIPKAALVPVFVIWFGVGTLPAILIAFLISFFPIAVNVATGIATVEPELRDVLRSLGASKFDLFVKVGFPRAMPYFFASLKVAVTLAFVGSVVAELGASNRGIGNMMVIASSRFDVPLVFAGLIVVALMGIALYAAFALLERRIVNWAYR; this is encoded by the coding sequence ATGAGGCCGGCTTCCCCACTGCGGCGCATCCTGCCGCCGATCATCGCCGTAGCGCTCTTCTTCCTCGCATGGGAGGTGGGCTGCCTGGTGTTGGGCGTGGACGAGTTCATCCTGCCGCGCCCCAGCGTCGCCGTGGCCGCCTATTTCCAGTGGCAAGCGGCCATTTGGCCCAATGCGCTGCAGACGCTGTTCACGACGCTGGTCGGCCTGGCGCTGGCCGTTGTGACCGGCACGTTGATCGGCGCGCTGATCGGCTACTCGGCGTTGCTCTACGATGCGTTGTACCCGCTGCTGATCGCGTTCAACTCAATCCCCAAAGCGGCGCTGGTGCCGGTGTTCGTGATCTGGTTCGGCGTCGGCACGCTGCCGGCGATCCTCATCGCCTTCCTCATCTCGTTCTTTCCCATCGCCGTCAATGTGGCTACCGGCATCGCCACCGTGGAGCCCGAGCTGCGCGACGTGTTGCGCTCGTTGGGCGCCAGCAAGTTCGACCTGTTCGTCAAGGTGGGCTTCCCGCGCGCGATGCCCTACTTCTTCGCCTCGCTCAAGGTCGCGGTGACGCTGGCCTTCGTCGGTTCGGTAGTGGCCGAGTTGGGCGCGTCGAATCGCGGCATCGGCAACATGATGGTGATCGCCAGCTCGCGCTTCGATGTGCCGCTGGTATTCGCCGGTTTGATCGTCGTCGCGCTGATGGGCATCGCCCTGTATGCCGCCTTTGCCCTGCTTGAGCGGCGCATCGTGAATTGGGCCTATCGCTAA
- the glmU gene encoding bifunctional protein GlmU → MMPDEPDHPCANTRAIVLAAGMGKRMKSKRPKVLHHLAGRPLIDHCITAAERATGHAPIVVIGHQAAEVRAEIGERVIFAHQDPPLGTGHALMQAEAHAAGAAQVLVTHGDVPLLRPETLRQLVALRERHGAAITMLTVIADDPRGFGRVIRDAQGDRVRAIVEEVACAPAQLAIRELNVGAYCFDGAWVWDALRRIRPNPRTGEYFLTDLIEIAVADGRDACALTVEDRDECIGINTRIDLADAERALRRRINRQHMLNGVTIVDPETTYVEVSVEIGADTVILPNTHLIGHTRIGSDCQIGPNAYIVESEVGDRVRIVQSTLEHARVEDDVHVGPFAHLRPGAHIGTGAHIGNFAEIKNSSLGAGSHMGHFSYLGDASVGEHVNIGAGTITCNFDGAKKHRTVIGDHAFIGSDTLLVAPVTVGARARTGAGAVVTRDVPDATLAVGIPARAIRKLGDPPA, encoded by the coding sequence ATGATGCCTGACGAACCCGACCATCCGTGCGCGAATACCCGCGCGATTGTGCTCGCGGCCGGCATGGGGAAGCGCATGAAATCGAAGCGCCCCAAAGTCCTGCACCACCTGGCCGGCCGCCCCCTGATAGATCACTGCATCACTGCCGCCGAGCGCGCTACAGGCCATGCGCCCATCGTCGTCATCGGGCACCAGGCCGCTGAGGTGCGCGCCGAGATCGGCGAGCGGGTTATCTTTGCGCACCAAGACCCACCACTGGGCACAGGCCACGCCCTGATGCAGGCCGAAGCCCACGCTGCCGGCGCTGCGCAGGTTCTTGTCACCCACGGCGACGTGCCGCTCCTGCGCCCCGAGACGCTGCGCCAACTCGTCGCGCTGCGCGAGCGCCACGGCGCGGCGATCACCATGCTGACGGTAATTGCGGACGATCCGCGTGGGTTTGGCCGCGTGATCCGCGACGCGCAAGGCGACCGGGTGCGGGCCATTGTCGAAGAGGTGGCCTGCGCGCCGGCGCAGCTTGCCATCCGCGAGCTGAACGTGGGCGCCTATTGCTTCGACGGCGCATGGGTTTGGGATGCGCTGAGGCGCATTCGTCCCAACCCGCGCACGGGGGAGTACTTCCTCACCGACCTGATCGAGATCGCCGTTGCCGACGGCCGCGACGCGTGCGCGCTCACGGTGGAAGACCGCGACGAGTGCATCGGCATCAACACCCGCATAGACCTGGCCGACGCCGAGCGCGCGCTGCGTCGCCGCATCAATCGCCAACACATGCTCAACGGCGTGACGATCGTTGATCCCGAAACGACCTACGTCGAGGTCAGCGTAGAAATCGGCGCAGACACCGTCATCCTGCCCAACACCCACCTCATCGGCCACACGCGCATCGGCAGCGATTGCCAGATCGGCCCCAACGCCTACATCGTGGAGTCGGAGGTCGGCGACCGCGTACGAATTGTGCAATCCACGCTCGAGCACGCTCGCGTGGAGGACGACGTACACGTTGGGCCGTTCGCACACCTGCGGCCCGGCGCACACATCGGCACCGGCGCGCACATCGGCAACTTCGCGGAGATCAAGAACAGCTCGCTCGGCGCGGGCAGCCACATGGGCCACTTCAGCTACCTGGGCGACGCCAGTGTGGGAGAACACGTCAATATCGGCGCCGGCACGATCACTTGCAACTTCGACGGCGCGAAGAAGCACCGGACAGTCATCGGCGATCACGCCTTCATCGGCAGCGATACGCTGCTGGTCGCGCCGGTCACTGTGGGCGCGCGCGCGCGCACCGGCGCCGGTGCAGTCGTCACCAGGGACGTGCCCGACGCAACGCTGGCCGTCGGCATACCGGCGCGCGCGATCCGCAAGTTGGGGGATCCGCCGGCCTAG
- the eno gene encoding enolase, whose translation MSFIESVFAREILDSRGNPTVEVDVILEDGTYGRASVPSGASTGENEAVELRDGDKRRYGGKGVRKAVNHINTEIAAALEGWLATDQTGIDKLLNQLDGTENKSNLGANAILGVSLAVARAAAKSLGMPLYRYIGGVNAHVLPTPMMNILNGGKHADNSTDFQEFMILPVGASSFAEALQWGAECYHALHKVLKGKGYSTNVGDEGGFAPSLKSNAEAVEVILEAITKAGYAPGDQVALGLDPAASEIYEKGKYRLAKEGKVLSTDEMIAYWQDWIRQYPIVSIEDGLAEHDWDGWVKFTAAVGDKIRLVGDDLLVTNVKFVERAIREKACNALLCKVNQIGTLSETIAAVTMSLRAGWAVAVSHRSGETEDTMISDLVVALNTGLIKTGAPARGERTAKYNQLLRIEEELGEGARYAGRMALKS comes from the coding sequence ATGAGTTTCATCGAGTCCGTTTTTGCGCGCGAGATCCTCGATTCGCGCGGCAACCCCACCGTCGAAGTGGATGTGATCCTCGAAGACGGCACCTATGGACGCGCCAGCGTGCCCAGCGGCGCCAGCACCGGCGAAAACGAAGCCGTGGAGCTGCGCGACGGCGACAAGCGCCGCTACGGCGGCAAGGGCGTGCGCAAGGCCGTCAACCACATCAATACTGAGATCGCTGCCGCGCTCGAAGGCTGGCTGGCCACCGACCAGACCGGCATTGATAAGCTGCTCAACCAGCTTGACGGCACCGAGAACAAGTCGAACCTGGGCGCGAACGCCATCCTCGGCGTCAGCCTGGCCGTGGCGCGCGCGGCTGCCAAAAGCCTGGGCATGCCGCTGTATCGCTACATCGGCGGCGTGAACGCGCACGTGCTGCCGACGCCGATGATGAACATCCTCAACGGCGGCAAACATGCCGACAACAGCACCGACTTTCAGGAGTTCATGATCCTGCCGGTCGGCGCGTCGTCGTTTGCCGAGGCGCTGCAGTGGGGCGCGGAGTGCTATCACGCCCTGCACAAGGTGCTGAAGGGCAAGGGCTACAGCACCAACGTCGGCGACGAAGGCGGCTTCGCGCCCTCGTTGAAGAGCAACGCCGAGGCCGTCGAGGTCATCCTCGAAGCGATCACCAAGGCGGGCTATGCGCCCGGCGACCAGGTCGCCCTCGGTCTCGATCCCGCGGCCAGCGAGATCTACGAGAAGGGCAAATATCGCCTGGCCAAAGAGGGCAAAGTGCTCAGCACCGACGAGATGATCGCCTACTGGCAGGACTGGATTCGCCAGTACCCCATCGTCTCGATCGAGGACGGCCTGGCCGAGCACGACTGGGACGGCTGGGTCAAATTCACCGCCGCCGTCGGCGACAAAATCCGGCTGGTGGGCGATGATCTGTTGGTGACCAACGTCAAGTTCGTCGAGCGCGCCATCCGTGAGAAGGCGTGCAACGCGCTGCTGTGCAAGGTGAACCAGATCGGCACGCTGAGCGAGACCATCGCCGCGGTGACCATGAGCCTGCGCGCCGGTTGGGCGGTGGCCGTGTCGCACCGCAGCGGCGAGACCGAGGACACGATGATCAGCGACCTGGTGGTGGCGCTGAACACCGGCCTGATCAAAACGGGCGCGCCCGCGCGCGGCGAGCGCACCGCCAAGTACAACCAGCTCTTGCGGATCGAAGAGGAACTGGGCGAAGGGGCGCGCTATGCCGGCCGCATGGCGCTCAAGTCATGA
- a CDS encoding selenium-dependent xanthine dehydrogenase, with amino-acid sequence MTQAMTNGKMTHTASVTFTVNGRPVTVDVRPSAFLAEVLREQLGLTGVKIGCNEAECGICTVLVDGAPVNSCIYPALKANGAHVETIEGLARGGQLHPLQQAFIEQGAVQCGFCTPGLIMTAKALLDANPNPSEDDIKHALKDTYCRCTGYVSVIAAIKQAAGQNGHLALPETRPPLNVVGKPLPRPDAVAKVTGAAKYTDDYVFPGMLHACTLRAGIPHARITRIDTSKAKALPGVVAVLTHEDVPGAKNHGLVYADWPVLCYDKVRYVGDAVAIVAAETREIAEQALRRIEVEYEPLPVVDDPVKALAPDAPKVHEPGNLLKHIHVEKGDVERGLAEADVIIEGEYETATTEHAFLEPECAIGRVTDDGRVEVYVGSQIPYADRRQIAAALGVPESQVRVIGTLIGGGFGGKEDIAGQIHVALLARATGRPVKMLYRRSESLIFHPKRHAVKFKVKVGAKRDGTFTAMRIELWGDTGAYASLGDKVMTRAATHASGPYEVPHVKIDCYAAYTNNVPAGAFRGFGVTQSCFAIESAIDELAHKLNLDPIEVRRKNALRVGSVTNTGALIRESCGLLTCIEKVADALNDELAQAQGSWVFRRPDKPHRVYAWGFAAAYKNTGLGGGANDCSTVEVEAFSNGSVEVRTSAAEIGQGLVGVLASIAAEELGLPYERVHVLLSDTDLTPDGGPTTASRQTYVTGNAARLASIKLRQQLAAVAAEMLDAPADALTFCDGQVRAGDRAVSFAEVVQQAHAEGQSTRLSHLYEAPKTQPLGTGGDMHVAFSYAAQAALVEVNELTGEVACLKVISATDVGRAINPLALQGQIDGGIVMCIGNALTEEFIQEKGIPYTDRLARYKMPSIRHTPEIVSFIVEDAAADGPYGAKGVGEISSIPTTPAITNAIYAATGVRVRRLPVDQDWLLRTMKAQRQGVNVK; translated from the coding sequence ATGACGCAAGCGATGACGAATGGGAAGATGACGCACACCGCGTCGGTGACGTTCACCGTCAACGGTCGGCCGGTGACGGTGGACGTACGGCCATCGGCGTTCCTGGCCGAGGTCTTGCGCGAGCAGCTTGGCCTGACCGGCGTGAAGATCGGCTGCAACGAGGCCGAATGCGGCATCTGCACCGTGCTGGTGGACGGCGCGCCGGTGAACTCGTGCATCTACCCCGCGCTGAAGGCGAACGGCGCGCATGTGGAGACGATCGAGGGGTTGGCGCGCGGCGGCCAGCTCCATCCGCTGCAGCAAGCCTTCATCGAGCAGGGCGCGGTGCAGTGCGGCTTCTGCACGCCCGGCCTGATCATGACCGCCAAGGCGCTGCTCGACGCCAACCCGAATCCCAGCGAGGATGACATCAAGCATGCGCTGAAGGACACTTACTGCCGCTGCACCGGATACGTGAGCGTGATCGCCGCGATCAAACAAGCGGCTGGCCAAAACGGACATTTGGCGCTGCCGGAGACGCGCCCCCCGTTGAATGTGGTCGGCAAGCCGCTGCCGCGACCTGATGCGGTGGCCAAGGTCACCGGCGCCGCCAAGTACACCGATGACTACGTCTTCCCGGGCATGTTGCATGCTTGCACGCTGCGCGCCGGCATCCCACACGCGCGCATCACGCGAATTGACACGTCCAAGGCCAAAGCGCTGCCCGGCGTGGTCGCCGTGCTCACCCACGAGGACGTGCCCGGCGCCAAGAATCACGGCCTGGTGTACGCCGATTGGCCGGTGCTGTGCTACGACAAAGTGCGCTACGTCGGCGATGCGGTGGCCATCGTCGCCGCCGAGACGCGCGAGATCGCGGAGCAGGCCCTGCGCCGGATCGAGGTCGAGTATGAGCCGCTGCCGGTGGTGGATGATCCGGTGAAGGCGCTCGCCCCCGACGCCCCCAAGGTCCACGAGCCGGGCAACCTGCTCAAGCACATCCACGTCGAGAAGGGCGACGTGGAGCGCGGCCTGGCCGAGGCCGACGTGATCATCGAGGGCGAGTATGAGACGGCGACCACCGAGCACGCCTTCTTGGAGCCGGAGTGCGCCATCGGCCGCGTCACGGACGATGGGCGCGTCGAGGTGTACGTCGGCTCACAGATTCCCTATGCCGACCGCAGGCAAATCGCCGCGGCGCTCGGCGTGCCCGAATCGCAGGTGCGCGTGATCGGCACGCTCATCGGCGGCGGATTCGGTGGCAAGGAGGACATCGCCGGCCAAATCCACGTGGCGCTGCTGGCGCGCGCGACCGGCCGGCCGGTCAAGATGCTCTATCGGCGCAGTGAGTCGTTGATCTTCCACCCCAAGCGCCACGCCGTGAAGTTCAAGGTGAAGGTGGGCGCCAAGCGCGACGGCACATTCACGGCCATGCGCATCGAGCTGTGGGGCGACACTGGCGCATACGCCAGCCTGGGCGACAAGGTGATGACCCGCGCGGCGACCCACGCCAGCGGCCCCTACGAAGTGCCGCACGTCAAGATTGATTGCTACGCGGCCTACACCAATAACGTGCCGGCCGGCGCGTTTCGCGGCTTCGGCGTCACCCAGTCGTGCTTTGCCATCGAGTCGGCGATTGACGAGCTGGCGCATAAGCTGAACCTGGATCCGATTGAAGTGCGGCGCAAGAATGCGCTGCGCGTCGGTTCGGTCACCAACACCGGCGCGCTCATCCGCGAGAGCTGCGGCCTGTTGACATGCATCGAGAAGGTGGCCGACGCGCTGAACGATGAACTCGCTCAGGCGCAGGGATCGTGGGTCTTTCGTCGGCCCGATAAACCCCATCGCGTGTATGCCTGGGGCTTCGCCGCGGCATACAAGAACACCGGCCTGGGCGGCGGCGCCAACGATTGCTCCACGGTGGAGGTCGAGGCGTTCAGCAACGGCAGCGTCGAAGTGCGCACCAGCGCCGCCGAGATCGGCCAAGGATTGGTGGGGGTGCTGGCCAGCATCGCCGCCGAGGAGCTGGGCCTGCCTTATGAGCGCGTGCATGTGCTGCTTTCCGACACCGACCTGACGCCGGACGGCGGCCCGACCACGGCCTCGCGCCAGACCTACGTGACCGGCAACGCGGCGCGCCTGGCCAGCATCAAGCTGCGCCAGCAGTTGGCGGCGGTAGCTGCAGAGATGCTCGACGCGCCGGCCGATGCGCTCACCTTCTGCGATGGGCAGGTGCGCGCCGGCGACCGCGCGGTCAGCTTTGCCGAGGTCGTGCAGCAGGCCCACGCCGAAGGGCAATCCACGCGCCTGAGCCATCTTTACGAGGCACCCAAGACGCAGCCGCTGGGCACCGGCGGCGATATGCACGTCGCCTTCAGCTACGCGGCGCAGGCCGCGCTGGTGGAAGTGAACGAGCTCACCGGCGAAGTCGCCTGCTTGAAGGTAATCAGCGCCACCGATGTCGGCCGGGCGATCAACCCACTCGCCTTGCAAGGGCAAATTGACGGCGGCATCGTGATGTGCATCGGGAACGCGCTGACTGAGGAGTTCATCCAGGAGAAGGGCATCCCCTATACCGACCGCTTGGCGCGCTACAAGATGCCCAGCATCCGCCACACGCCGGAGATCGTCTCGTTCATCGTGGAGGATGCGGCGGCCGACGGCCCCTATGGCGCCAAGGGCGTGGGTGAAATCTCCAGCATCCCTACCACGCCGGCCATCACCAATGCCATCTACGCCGCCACCGGCGTGCGCGTGCGGCGCTTGCCGGTGGACCAGGATTGGTTGCTGCGAACGATGAAGGCGCAGCGCCAAGGGGTGAATGTCAAGTAG
- a CDS encoding HDIG domain-containing protein has protein sequence MSDSRYNRDAAWAIVTAWTTDPALIRHMLSVETAMRAYAPRFGGDPEQWGLLGLIHDFDYQRHPHLDGQGHPNVGIAYLRAQGWPEEILHGIAAHAPELTGVQPENDMERALVAVDELTGFIAAVTLVRPTKNIADVQVSSVKKKWKEKAFAAGVHRDAIERAAAALGVPLDEHIGIVLAAMQGNAAALGLDGVK, from the coding sequence ATGAGCGACTCCCGATACAACCGCGATGCCGCTTGGGCTATCGTCACAGCGTGGACGACCGACCCTGCCTTAATTCGACACATGTTGTCCGTCGAGACCGCCATGCGCGCCTATGCGCCGCGTTTCGGCGGCGATCCGGAGCAGTGGGGATTGCTCGGTTTGATTCACGACTTCGACTACCAGCGGCATCCTCACCTGGACGGCCAGGGTCATCCGAATGTCGGCATTGCCTACCTGCGCGCGCAAGGGTGGCCGGAGGAGATCTTGCACGGCATCGCTGCTCATGCGCCCGAACTGACCGGCGTGCAGCCCGAGAACGACATGGAGCGCGCCCTGGTTGCAGTGGACGAGCTGACCGGCTTCATCGCTGCTGTAACGCTGGTTCGTCCGACCAAGAACATCGCCGATGTGCAGGTGTCATCAGTGAAGAAGAAGTGGAAGGAAAAGGCCTTTGCCGCCGGTGTGCACCGCGACGCGATCGAGCGCGCGGCAGCGGCGCTCGGCGTCCCGCTCGATGAGCACATTGGCATCGTCCTGGCAGCCATGCAAGGCAACGCGGCGGCCCTGGGGTTGGATGGGGTGAAGTGA
- a CDS encoding molybdopterin dehydrogenase, translating to MSWNDYFMPKTLEEAARLLAAHGGRARVIGGGTDYFVDETHQPAPEALVDVTRIADLRGVWEEGGYVVIGCGASHAQIVASPLVQAHGAALVEACGQIGGPQVRNVATLAGNIAHALPAADGAIALLALDGEALIAWAEGDAVIREWRPLPQLFRGPGQSAIDSTRQVLAALRFPVRAPSEGSAFARVMRPQGVALPIMGLAARVRLRADGAIADIRVTLGPAAPTPFRAQATEAYLRGRTPDALTLREAGEMLLGEAHPRTSPHRATAEYRREIIPVLFQEAMGRALQRAAALEVGA from the coding sequence ATGAGTTGGAATGATTACTTCATGCCCAAGACGTTAGAGGAGGCCGCGCGCCTCCTGGCCGCGCACGGCGGGCGCGCCCGCGTGATCGGCGGCGGCACGGACTACTTTGTGGATGAAACGCATCAGCCGGCGCCGGAGGCGCTGGTGGACGTGACGCGCATTGCCGACCTGCGCGGCGTCTGGGAGGAGGGAGGCTACGTCGTCATCGGTTGTGGCGCATCGCACGCGCAGATCGTCGCCTCGCCGCTTGTGCAGGCGCACGGCGCGGCCTTGGTTGAGGCCTGCGGGCAGATCGGTGGGCCGCAGGTGCGCAACGTCGCGACGCTGGCCGGCAACATCGCCCACGCGCTGCCGGCCGCCGACGGCGCCATCGCGTTGCTGGCGTTGGACGGCGAGGCGCTGATCGCCTGGGCCGAGGGGGATGCCGTAATTCGGGAATGGCGGCCGCTGCCCCAGCTCTTTCGCGGGCCAGGGCAATCGGCCATAGATAGCACGCGGCAAGTCTTGGCAGCGCTGCGCTTTCCGGTGCGCGCGCCGTCGGAAGGCTCGGCCTTCGCCCGCGTGATGCGCCCGCAAGGCGTGGCGCTGCCAATCATGGGGTTGGCTGCGCGCGTGCGCTTGCGCGCCGACGGCGCCATCGCCGACATCCGCGTGACGCTTGGGCCGGCCGCGCCGACGCCGTTTCGCGCGCAGGCGACCGAAGCCTATCTGCGCGGCCGGACGCCGGACGCGCTGACCTTGCGCGAGGCCGGTGAAATGCTCCTCGGCGAAGCGCATCCGCGCACCAGCCCGCACCGCGCCACGGCGGAATATCGGCGCGAGATAATTCCGGTGTTGTTCCAGGAGGCGATGGGCCGCGCGCTGCAACGCGCGGCGGCGCTTGAGGTCGGCGCGTAG
- a CDS encoding nitrate ABC transporter ATP-binding protein — protein sequence MATSVPCVALRDVSLIYYGDDGREVHALEGVSLSIAQGEFVAIAGPSGCGKTTILKLVSGLMPATRGQVLIDGAPVCGPQKNVGMAFQNPTLLPWRSALENVLLPLEVVEPHRRAFRQRKREYEARALELLKLVGLDGFAHKPPYQLSGGMQQRVSLCRALIHEPEILLLDEPFAALDAFTREELWGVLQSLWQARRCTVILVTHDLREAVFLATTVYVMSKRPGRLVHATHIDLPRPRAAEHMFEPRFNDYVHDIYTRIGEVRA from the coding sequence ATGGCAACATCGGTCCCCTGCGTCGCCCTGCGCGATGTGTCGCTGATCTACTACGGCGACGATGGGCGTGAGGTGCATGCCCTCGAAGGCGTGTCGCTGTCCATCGCGCAAGGTGAATTCGTGGCCATCGCCGGCCCCAGCGGCTGTGGCAAAACCACCATCCTCAAGCTGGTTTCTGGCCTGATGCCGGCCACGCGCGGCCAGGTGTTGATTGACGGCGCGCCGGTGTGCGGGCCGCAGAAGAACGTCGGCATGGCCTTCCAGAACCCCACGCTGCTGCCGTGGCGCAGCGCGCTGGAGAACGTGTTGTTGCCGCTTGAGGTGGTGGAGCCACATCGGCGCGCCTTTCGCCAGAGGAAGCGCGAGTACGAAGCGCGCGCCTTGGAGCTGCTCAAGCTGGTCGGGTTGGACGGCTTCGCCCACAAACCGCCCTATCAGCTCTCCGGCGGGATGCAACAGCGCGTCTCGCTCTGCCGCGCACTCATTCACGAGCCGGAGATCCTACTGCTCGACGAGCCGTTCGCCGCGCTGGACGCCTTCACCCGCGAGGAGCTTTGGGGCGTGTTACAGTCGCTGTGGCAAGCGCGGCGCTGCACGGTGATCTTGGTGACGCATGATTTGCGCGAGGCCGTCTTCTTGGCCACCACGGTGTATGTGATGAGCAAGCGACCGGGACGACTGGTGCACGCCACACACATTGATCTGCCGCGTCCGCGCGCGGCGGAGCACATGTTCGAGCCGCGTTTCAACGACTACGTGCATGACATCTACACCCGAATCGGGGAGGTGCGCGCATGA